GAGTATTTCTGAAATATTAGAAGGGAAAGAACTTTCATCCAGTGAAAAGGAATTTCTGAAATTAATGCAAAATTCCTCAAAAACGCTTTTAAATCTTGTGAATAACATTCTTCACATAGATAAAATAGAAGCCGGAAAGATGGAGCTTTCCAGAGAACTTTTCAATCCGTTCCTAACGCTTAAAAAGATTGTTGAAATCTACGCTCCAACCGCTACAATGAAAGGAATTGAACTTATCACCAATTTTGATAGTGTAAAAAATCCCAAAAATGTTATGGGAGATCTCTCACGCACGGAACAGATTTTTACCAATCTCATTAACAATGCGACAAAGTTTACTGAAAAAGGAAAAATTGAAATTTTATATGAAGAAATATCATTGGAGGGTAAGCTAAAACTTATTTTTATCGTAACTGATACCGGTATTGGGATTGAACCTTCAAAAATGCCACAACTTTTTGAACGATTCACGCAATTGGATTTCGGAATTACAAAAAAGCACCAAGGCAGTGGTCTAGGATTAGCGATTACTAAAACACTTACTGAAATGATGGGTGGAACACTGGAAGTGAAGAGCAAATTGGGTGAAGGGTCAACTTTTACGGTATCTCTACAATTTCCAATAGCGGAACACCAAGAAGAAATTATTAAAACAAGAAGTTATAGAGACTTAAGCTATTTAAAAGTTTTAGTGGTTGACGATAATGTATTAAACCAAAAAATTCTGGTCAAAATACTTTCCAAAAATAACATAGAACCCGATGTATCAAAAGATGGTGACGATGCCTTATTGAAATGTGCATCAAAGCATTATGACCTTATTTTTATGGATGTGCATATGCCCGGAAAAGATGGATTTGAAGTGGTAAAACACTTACGAAAAATGGACAATACGGCGGTTATTCTGGGCTTTTCTGCAGATGTTACGAAAGAAGCAATAGAACGCGGCATTAAAGCTGGCATGAACGATTACCTCACAAAGCCGATAGAACAGGAAGCCCTATTTGCCACGTTGAATAAATACTTTTCCTAAATTGATTTCTTAGCTGTAGCCCTGCTCTTTTTAGTTTTGCCTACTTCACTGAACTCAAAGGTGTAACTGTCTTTATCAGTAGTTAAAATTTTAATGTGAATGGCTTTCTTTTCAGCCTGGTTTTTCGGGTTTATTTTTTTTAAAACGTACTCACAATCGTTTATCCAATGAATGGATGAAGAATCTTTTTTCCCTTGAAAATAATCAATCTCTATAGAATCATTCCGCACTATGGTGGTTTTGAATACTTCAGTGCCGGAAAGGGCTTCAAATTCAAATGTTCCCGTTTTAAAATCCGCACAATTCCGCTCAGATTCATAACAACCTATTAATAGAAAAAGAGTGCATAAAGCTAAAAAAAATCGCATATTTATTTTTTTTTGCGAATTTCCGAAAAAAATACTGAAACTATTCAGTTTTGGTATGTATTAAAAGTTCCGTCTTTATAAAATATTACAATCCGTTCAATTTCCTTTTTATTTTCATTGAAATTTGCAGCTTTAGGCTTATCAGTAACGTACGCTTCGGAAAATAAACTAGGAGGTTCCTTTTCTATCGTTTGTTTGTTTTCTATAACAGTTTTCGCATCATTCTTTTCAGAAAGAGTAGGGAAGCTTCCCTTTCCAAAAAGCAACCAATCCATATCTACTTCTGGAAATTTTTGACAAAGTTTCATCACAAATTCCAGGCTTGGTTTATTTCTACCCGACAATAAATGTGAAATAGTGGAGCGATTAAAATCTATTTCCTCGGCAAATGCCGCTGCCGATAAATTGAAATATTCCAATATTTTTTCAAGTCTTTTTGTAAAATCAGATGTGTTTACCATTGTAACGAACTAGCCAGTATAATAAGGTTTACAAATGTAAAACATTTCTTTAACGCATCATAATTATTGATGATAAAACAATTTAATCATTAAACTTTATATTTATATATACTATGTTAAAATACTGAAAATAAATAAACTAAACTGTTTCATCGGCAACATTAATATTTTGAGCTGTATTCAACACTAAAAAACAAAATTATGGTTACAATTGTAATCGAATACCCTTATTTATTTTGTTTACGTTTGTAAACAAGGCATTGTTTAACTTTGTAAACTAATCAAATGGTATGGAAATAGAGCATTGGTACTCCAACAATTTTGAGACGCATTTAAGGGGCAGATATATTGCTATGAAGCATATTTATCCATTATTGGATTTGTATAAAACATGCTATGAGATTTCCGTTTCAGGAGTTTCTGAAATGGGACAGGATATTCCAATAATCAAAGTCGGGAACGGAAATAAAATTGTTTTAGGGTGGTCACAAATGCATGGCAATGAATCCACAACGACCAAGGCTCTTTTTGATTTTTTACGATTTATTCATCAAAAAGACAATTTCCAATCTGAAATTGAAAGTTTTTTAAGCACATATTCTTTTTTCATACTGCCAATGCTGAATCCGGACGGAGCAAAGCTTTACACGCGTGAAAATGCAAATGGAGTGGATTTGAACCGGGATGCCCAGGAACTTTCGCAAAAGGAGAGCCAAATTCTTCGAAATGTTTTTGAAAAAATAAAGCCCTCCCTTTGTCTTAATCTTCACGATCAACGGTCTATATATGGTTTTAAAAACGGAAAGCCAGCTGTTGTTTCATTTTTATCTCCAGCAGCTGACAAAAAAAGAACCTTAACTCCCTCTCGGAAATTAGCTATGGAATATATAGTGAAAATGAACCATTTGCTGCAGTATTATATACCTGGGCAGGTTGGCAGATATGACGATAGTTTTAATGAGGCCTGTGTAGGCGACACTTTTCAGAAAGCGGGCGTGCCTACCATTTTATTTGAGGCCGGTCACTGCGATACAGATTATCAGCGTGAAAAAACACGGAAGTATATTTTTTATTCCCTGCTCTCATTGTTTAATATACTTGAAACTGATAAGGAAATCATTAATCACAAAACTTATTTTCAAATCCCTGAAAATCTTAAAAATTATAACGATTTCATTTTGAGAAATGTAAAGTTGGAATCTGAAAAGAAGTTTATATCTGTGGCAATTCAATATCGAGAGATTTTGAAAAACGAAACCATTGTATTTGAGCCTTTTATTGATGAAATTGGAGATTTGAAGACTAAATTTGCCTATATCGAAAGAAACGCGCAAGGAGCTGAAATTTTAACAAATTCACAACAAAATTTAACAGTCGGTGAAAATATTTCAGAAATAATTGATAAAAATGATAAATCAGTGGTTTTTTTTCAAAAAATAAATTCTATGATAGCTTAAAACTTCATAGTTTTGCAAAAAAATAAATATATATGCCAAAGTTTAAATTAGACGATGTAGATCACAAAATTCTTGATCTTTTAATTGATAATACAAGAATCCCCTTTACCGATATAGCAAAGAAATTGGAAATTTCTGCCGGTACCGTACATGTTAGGGTGAAAAAAATGGAAGAAGCAGGTATTATTACCGGATCATCCCTCCAGGTAGATTACAAAAAACTGGGTTATTCTTTTATTGCTTATGTAGGAGTTTTTATCTTCAAAACATCCCAAACACAATTTGTTTTAGAGCGCATTAGTGAAATTCCATTTGTAACGGTAGCTCACGTAACTACAGGCAAATTCAATATCTTTTGTAAGATTAGAGCTCGTGACACTGCACACGCTAAGGATGTAATTTATCAAATTGATGACATAGAAGGGGTAAGCCGCACAGAAACCATGATTTCTATGGAAGAAAGTATTAACGACAAAAAAAGATTGCTCCATTCAATTTTTAATGAAATATAATTTCAAAATTTAATTTATTAAAAAACCTTTGCCAACTGGCAAAGGTTTTTTTTATCTTTAAAATAAAACTATGAGAGGTAGTGAAATTGATGCTTCAGAATACAATTCCTATTATCAGGGCTATGTAGACTTTGTAAATAACTTGCGTTTGCTTGATGCTTTTGAAAGGGGACTGGAAAATACTCAAGCCTTTTTTGCCAGTTTACCACAAGCAAAGCTACATTATCGCTATGCAGAAAATAAATGGACACCAAAAGATATTTTACAGCATATTATAGATACGGAAAGAGTTTTTGCATATAGAGCGCTCTACTTTTCAAGAGCCAATAATGCGAATTTGAAAGGCTTTGATGAAAATGAATTTGCCCAAAATACAGTTGCCAATACAAGAAGCATCGATGATCTTTTACAGGAATATACTGCGGTGCGCAACGCTAGCATCTGCCTTTTCAGAAGCTTTGACAAAGAGCGATTAAAACTTATTGGAACGGCAAATAACAGCATTATGTCTGTTGCAGCTGCGGGATTTATCATTTGTGGTCACGAAATTCACCATCAAATCATTATTAAAGAACGCTATCTCTAAATGAAGGTTTTTAAGCTATTAAAGGACACTTATCTTAGTTGGGACAAAAATGATCCTTGGGCAAAGAGTGCTGTTATTGCTTATTACGCCTTGTTTTCATTGCCATCCCTATTGATAATAACTGTTTATTTTGCTGGTGTGTTTTTTGGAAGGGAAGCGGTTGAAGGCAGGATAACAAAGGAGATTGCTGGATTAATAGGTCAAGAAAGTGCACAATTGATTCAAACAATGATTGTTAACTCCGCACTTTCTGACAACTCGGTACTCTTTATAATTTTTGGGATAGGAATGCTCATTTTTGGAGCGACAGGTGTTTTTTTTCAGCTTCAGAAAGCATTAAATGATATTTGGAGCGTTCGTGCAAAAAAGAATACCCTGCTAGATACCTTAAAGCGCAGGTTGATTTCCTTCGGAATGGTCCTCGCAATTGGTTTGTTGCTGTTAATATCATTGGTAATAAGTACTGCAATAAATGCTTTAAGTGATTTAATTGGAAATTATTATACAGACCTTTCCTCACAAATAATTCAAATTGTAAATTTTATATTTTCACAAATAATAATTACGGCGTTATTTGCCACAATTTTCACCTTACTGCCAGATGTAAAAATAAAATGGCGTACCAACCTTATTGGTGCTTTTATGACGGCCTTATTGTTTTTAGCAGGTAAATATTTAATCGGGTTTTATTTTTCTGCCTCCGACCCCGCCTCAGTTTATGGCGCCGCGGGAAGCTTGGTACTGATCCTTCTATGGGTATATTATACTTGTTTAATTCTTTTTTTTGGGGCTGAGTTTACAGTGAATTGGGCTCTCCTACGAAATATTACCATTGAGCCCACGAGCAACGCCACATTATCTTACGAACTTGAAATGCAGAAACTTCGCGAATACAAGCGAAAAGTAGAGGAGGATAAAAAAAAGGCCGAGACCTTGAAAAATAACACTTCGTCTTAGCACTTCTTAACAAAGATTAGTAAAAGATTAATATCAGAAAATTGATAGGTGAGACCCTGCTTAGTATCTTCACGTAGAATTAATTGTTTAACCAAAAAGAAAAGAAACATGAATAAGAGAATTGCAATTTTAGCTACTGACGGATTTGAAGAATCTGAATTGAAATCGCCTAAAGAAGCGATGGAAAAAGAAGGTTTTACCGTAGAAATAATTAGTGAAAAAGAAGGAAAGATAAAAGGTTGGGCAGACGGAAACTGGAGTAATGAATATACCGTTGACAAAACCATTGCAAACGCAACCGCATCTGATTATAACGCTTTGGTTCTTCCGGGCGGTGTAATAAACCCAGATAAACTTCGAAGAAATGATGATGCATTGAAATTTGTAAAATATTTCTTTGAACAAAAGAAACCGGTCGCTGCAATATGCCACGGCCCACAAACTTTAATCTCGGCTGGTGTAGTGGAAGGTAGAAAAATGACTTCCTTTAGCTCCATTAAAGATGACTTAATCAATGCCGGTGCAAACTGGGTTGATGAAGAGGTTGTGGTTGATGAGGGTTTTGTAACAAGTAGAAACCCCGATGATTTGCCTGCATTCAATTCAAAATTGATTGAGGAAATCAAGGAAGGAAAACACGAACTTCAACATGCATAAAGCGAGTTAAGTTTAAGAAATAAAAAAGAGGCTTTAAAAGCCTCTTTTTTTATGCAGGAAAGAATTATTCTTCTTCATCCATTTTCTTCTTGTCCGGTATTTCACTTATTGGCTCATTAAAATCAGCATCATCATAATCGTCCTCATCAAAATTGGCCATGGTTATTTCCAGGCGTGAGCTTACTTTAACTAAATATATGGTATCATCCGTTTTTACCTCTACTGCTTCAACGGTCTCGTTTTTAGCATTTTTAAAAGTTATTACGTGGTCATCATCATATCCATCCGGATATTTTTCCACTAACAGTGAAAGTATTTCAGGAGTTAACTTTCTATAATCTACAATAATTCGCTTCATTTAATATTCAATCTTATGGTTTGTGGTTATAAAACTATTCAAAAATTGAAGAGATAAAAATTTTTTCAATAAAATTTTCAGAAATTTTTATAATACTCAAAAGCACTGTAAATGAGCGAATTACTCACCTCGCAATCAATTTTGTACTGCCCAATGTCTTCCAAAAGAACAAATAAGACTTTGCCGTTTCTGTTTTTTTTGTCAAAAACCAAGAATTTTATCACAGCTTCAATATCACTTTTGGAAAAGTTCTGCCTTGGAAAGTAGCTTAAGATAGTTCGAGTAACATCATCTAATGTTTTTTTTGGAAACCCTA
The Aequorivita iocasae genome window above contains:
- a CDS encoding response regulator, with the translated sequence MRKIKFSKYSHEYKFGLLSLLIFLILSTLCVLTYYWTLQDQKEDKLKQLEVLGSLTYRDFEKIVHHNINSLEDLAGRIMESNGAFAKYLQSDTERIIRQNQGIKFIEFINESGIITFINPLEPNRKALNYDIKSHFRYSDWIAVSRDTLTNITPWITLTQSGKAFLVDVPIYYDEKFKGTISAGMDFKPEFDNLSSKQNLYSILIKDEKGNIFYSYNNPSPEIFESAQIFSKTLSPLSNNISGSWKFEFMFDSKDELKATSLQNKILALGIFLSFTIGLLAYFFLMAKQQYIRYKLINRKLNTLNEDLRKERIRAEDASRAKTQFLSNMSHEIRTPLSAILSISEILEGKELSSSEKEFLKLMQNSSKTLLNLVNNILHIDKIEAGKMELSRELFNPFLTLKKIVEIYAPTATMKGIELITNFDSVKNPKNVMGDLSRTEQIFTNLINNATKFTEKGKIEILYEEISLEGKLKLIFIVTDTGIGIEPSKMPQLFERFTQLDFGITKKHQGSGLGLAITKTLTEMMGGTLEVKSKLGEGSTFTVSLQFPIAEHQEEIIKTRSYRDLSYLKVLVVDDNVLNQKILVKILSKNNIEPDVSKDGDDALLKCASKHYDLIFMDVHMPGKDGFEVVKHLRKMDNTAVILGFSADVTKEAIERGIKAGMNDYLTKPIEQEALFATLNKYFS
- a CDS encoding DNA topoisomerase IV, producing the protein MRFFLALCTLFLLIGCYESERNCADFKTGTFEFEALSGTEVFKTTIVRNDSIEIDYFQGKKDSSSIHWINDCEYVLKKINPKNQAEKKAIHIKILTTDKDSYTFEFSEVGKTKKSRATAKKSI
- a CDS encoding helix-turn-helix domain-containing protein, producing MVNTSDFTKRLEKILEYFNLSAAAFAEEIDFNRSTISHLLSGRNKPSLEFVMKLCQKFPEVDMDWLLFGKGSFPTLSEKNDAKTVIENKQTIEKEPPSLFSEAYVTDKPKAANFNENKKEIERIVIFYKDGTFNTYQN
- a CDS encoding M14 family zinc carboxypeptidase, with amino-acid sequence MEIEHWYSNNFETHLRGRYIAMKHIYPLLDLYKTCYEISVSGVSEMGQDIPIIKVGNGNKIVLGWSQMHGNESTTTKALFDFLRFIHQKDNFQSEIESFLSTYSFFILPMLNPDGAKLYTRENANGVDLNRDAQELSQKESQILRNVFEKIKPSLCLNLHDQRSIYGFKNGKPAVVSFLSPAADKKRTLTPSRKLAMEYIVKMNHLLQYYIPGQVGRYDDSFNEACVGDTFQKAGVPTILFEAGHCDTDYQREKTRKYIFYSLLSLFNILETDKEIINHKTYFQIPENLKNYNDFILRNVKLESEKKFISVAIQYREILKNETIVFEPFIDEIGDLKTKFAYIERNAQGAEILTNSQQNLTVGENISEIIDKNDKSVVFFQKINSMIA
- a CDS encoding Lrp/AsnC family transcriptional regulator; protein product: MPKFKLDDVDHKILDLLIDNTRIPFTDIAKKLEISAGTVHVRVKKMEEAGIITGSSLQVDYKKLGYSFIAYVGVFIFKTSQTQFVLERISEIPFVTVAHVTTGKFNIFCKIRARDTAHAKDVIYQIDDIEGVSRTETMISMEESINDKKRLLHSIFNEI
- a CDS encoding DinB family protein; translated protein: MRGSEIDASEYNSYYQGYVDFVNNLRLLDAFERGLENTQAFFASLPQAKLHYRYAENKWTPKDILQHIIDTERVFAYRALYFSRANNANLKGFDENEFAQNTVANTRSIDDLLQEYTAVRNASICLFRSFDKERLKLIGTANNSIMSVAAAGFIICGHEIHHQIIIKERYL
- a CDS encoding YihY/virulence factor BrkB family protein; translation: MKVFKLLKDTYLSWDKNDPWAKSAVIAYYALFSLPSLLIITVYFAGVFFGREAVEGRITKEIAGLIGQESAQLIQTMIVNSALSDNSVLFIIFGIGMLIFGATGVFFQLQKALNDIWSVRAKKNTLLDTLKRRLISFGMVLAIGLLLLISLVISTAINALSDLIGNYYTDLSSQIIQIVNFIFSQIIITALFATIFTLLPDVKIKWRTNLIGAFMTALLFLAGKYLIGFYFSASDPASVYGAAGSLVLILLWVYYTCLILFFGAEFTVNWALLRNITIEPTSNATLSYELEMQKLREYKRKVEEDKKKAETLKNNTSS
- a CDS encoding type 1 glutamine amidotransferase domain-containing protein, translated to MNKRIAILATDGFEESELKSPKEAMEKEGFTVEIISEKEGKIKGWADGNWSNEYTVDKTIANATASDYNALVLPGGVINPDKLRRNDDALKFVKYFFEQKKPVAAICHGPQTLISAGVVEGRKMTSFSSIKDDLINAGANWVDEEVVVDEGFVTSRNPDDLPAFNSKLIEEIKEGKHELQHA